From the Clostridium putrefaciens genome, one window contains:
- a CDS encoding alpha/beta-type small acid-soluble spore protein produces MANNNNNTSSNRLVVPEAKQGLNKFKMEIASELGLTNYEQTDKGNLTSRQNGSVGGEMVKRMVESYEHNIK; encoded by the coding sequence ATGGCAAACAATAATAATAATACTAGTTCAAACAGATTGGTGGTACCTGAAGCAAAACAAGGGTTAAACAAATTCAAGATGGAAATTGCAAGTGAACTTGGTTTAACTAATTACGAACAAACTGATAAAGGTAACTTAACATCAAGACAAAATGGTTCAGTAGGCGGAGAGATGGTTAAAAGAATGGTAGAATCTTACGAGCACAATATAAAATAA